The following are encoded in a window of Primulina eburnea isolate SZY01 chromosome 4, ASM2296580v1, whole genome shotgun sequence genomic DNA:
- the LOC140831207 gene encoding LOW QUALITY PROTEIN: uncharacterized protein (The sequence of the model RefSeq protein was modified relative to this genomic sequence to represent the inferred CDS: deleted 2 bases in 1 codon), giving the protein MDTREDSSRFGMFPNTTLRNLSSSSSAFFSANQSPFFSPNSAACRVSMHPDIPCQANSTNMESLDLNFRTAESESLTRSKFASIDTYPHETALKLENESSSTGSLIVPCQVTAWDVKMIILDIGVRAKKSKDFLILQFLRSFTSNRLRSCDVYIGFHGQKPLLLRFTNWLRAELEVQGLSCFVTDRARCRNSRKHSIVEKAMDASTFGVVILTRKSFKNPHSIEELRFFSSKKNLVPVYFDLSPNDCLVRDIIEKRGELWEKYGGELWLLYGGLEKEWKGAVGALSRADEWKLEAHEGKWRDCILRAVTLLALRLGRRSVVDRITKWREKAEKEEFPYLRNENFVGRKRELSELEFMLFGDVSGDSEKDYFKLKARPMRKNLTIGWGGTNSMDGKHQSDSAKRKGKEPIAWKESEKEIEMRNTEFFQPQQPTQKSKSSGKPSRRRRSMKVVYGKGIACLSGDSGIGKTELLIEFAYRFHQRYKMVLWIGGESRYIRQNYLNLWSFLEIDVGVESCTEKSRTKSFEEQEEAAIARVRKELMRNIPFLVIIDNLESEKDWWDHKLVMDLLPRFGGETHVIISTRLSSVMNLEPLKLSYLSGVEAMSLMLGSIKDLSITEIDALRAIEEKLGRLTLGLAIVGVILSELPINPSRLLDTINRMPLRDAAWGRENHSLRRNNFLLQLFEVCFSIFDHADGPRSLATRMALASGWFAPAPIPVPMLALAAHKIPEKHQNRQFLKKILCSLSCGFTSSYARRSEAEASSLLLRFNIARGCSKEGFIQFNGLVKLYARKRGITGVAHAMVQAVISRGIISSHSDHIWAACYLLLGFGKDPIVVELKISELLLVVKEVILPLAIRTFITFSRCSAALELLRLCTDALEAADQEFVTPVESWLDKSFCWKPVQTNAQLNPCIWQELALARATVLEVRSKLMVRGGQFDVGDDLIRKAVFIRTSICGENHPDTISARETLSKLTRLLANVQSHTSP; this is encoded by the exons ATGGATACTCGAGAGGACAGCTCTAGATTCGGGATGTTTCCTAATACAACATTGAGGAATCTGTCATCATCCTCATCAGCATTTTTTTCAGCCAATCAATCCCCTTTCTTCTCTCCCAACTCAGCGGCATGTCGTGTATCTATGCATCCCGACATTCCATGTCAAGCCAACAGTACAAACATGGAGTCTCTAGATTTAAATTTCCGGACTGCAGAATCTGAATCTTTAACAAGAAGTAAATTTGCCTCGATAGACACGTATCCCCATGAAACAGCATTGAAGTTGGAGAATGAATCTTCTTCCACAGGATCTCTAATAGTCCCTTGTCAAGTTACAGCATGGGACgtcaaaatgattattctaGACATAGGGGTAAGAGCAAAAAAATCGAAAGATTTCTTGATACTTCAGTTCCTTCGA TCCTTCACTTCAAATAGACTGAGGAGCTGCGACGTGTACATAGGTTTTCACGGCCAGAAGCCTTTATTGCTGCGATTTACTAATTGGCTTCGTGCCGAATTAGAGGTACAAGGTCTGAGTTGTTTTGTAACAGATAGGGCTAGGTGTCGAAACTCTCGGAAACATAGCATTGTTGAGAAAGCAATGGATGCTAGCACATTTGGAGTTGTCATCTTGACCAGAAAGTCATTCAAAAATCCACACTCTATTGAAGAGCTGAGGTTCTTCTCGAGCAAGAAAAATTTGGTTCCCGTGTACTTTGATTTGAGTCCAAATGATTGCCTTGTGAGAGATATAATCGAGAAAAGAGGTGAGCTCTGGGAAAAATATGGTGGCGAGCTATGGCTACTCTATGGTGGGCTTGAGAAGGAGTGGAAAGGTGCTGTTGGTGCCCTTTCTCGTGCTGATGAGTGGAAACTCGAGGCTCACGAGGGTAAATGGAGGGATTGCATATTACGAGCCGTGACCCTTTTGGCATTGAGGCTGGGAAGGCGAAGTGTTGTCGATAGAATAACCAAGTGGAGAGAGAAAGCAGAGAAAGAAGAGTTTCCTTACCTTCGAAACGAGAATTTTGTCGGTCGGAAAAGGGAGTTATCTGAGCTTGAATTCATGCTTTTCGGTGATGTTAGTGGCGATTCTGAGAAAGACTACTTTAAACTCAAGGCCAGACCAATGAGAAAAAACTTGACAATTGGTTGGGGAGGGACGAATTCAATGGACGGGAAACATCAAAGTGACAGTGCCAAGAGGAAAGGGAAAGAACCAATAGCATGGAAGGAATCGGAAAAGGAAATTGAGATGCGGAACACCGAATTTTTTCAACCACAGCAACCTACACAAAAGTCGAAGAGTAGTGGCAAGCCTAGTAGGAGAAGGAGATCGATGAAAGTTGTGTATGGAAAAGGAATCGCTTGTTTATCAGGAGATTCAGGAATCGGGAAGACAGAGTTGCTTATAGAGTTCGCTTACCGTTTCCATCAAAGGTATAAAATGGTCCTATGGATTGGTGGGGAAAGTAGATACATTCGACAAAATTACTTGAACTTATGGTCATTCTTGGAAATCGACGTAGGGGTGGAGAGCTGCACAGAGAAAAGCCGAACGAAAAGCTTTGAAGAGCAAGAGGAAGCAGCGATAGCCAGAGTTCGAAAGGAGCTAATGCGAAACATTCCCTTTTTAGTGATAATCGACAATTTGGAAAGTGAAAAGGACTGGTGGGATCATAAACTGGTTATGGATTTGCTACCTCGTTTTGGTGGGGAAACACATGTTATTATATCCACACGGTTATCCAGTGTGATGAATCTGGAGCCTCTAAAACTTTCTTACCTTTCTGGGGTGGAGGCAATGTCTTTAATGCTTGGAAGCATCAAAGATCTATCAATCACGGAAATAGATGCATTACGGGCTATTGAGGAAAAACTTGGAAGGTTAACTCTAGGTCTTGCTATAGTCGGAGTAATTCTTTCTGAGCTTCCTATTAATCCGAGTCGCCTTTTGGATACCATTAATCGAATGCCTTTGAGGGATGCCGCATGGGGCCGTGAAAACCATTCATTAAGGCGGAACAATTTCCTTTTGCAGCTTTTCGAGGTCTGTTTTTCCATATTTGACCATGCGGATGGACCAAGGAGTTTGGCGACAAGAATGGCTCTAGCAAGTGGTTGGTTTGCTCCGGCACCCATACCAGTTCCCATGTTAGCTTTGGCCGCTCATAAAATACCCGAAAAACACCAAAACCGACAGTTCTTGAAAAAGATACTCTGCTCCTTAAGCTGTGGTTTCACATCATCATATGCCCGCAGATCAGAAGCAGAAGCATCCTCGTTACTTTTAAGATTTAATATAGCTAGAGGGTGTTCAAAGGAAGGTTTCATTCaatttaatgggcttgtaaaaCTTTATGCTCGAAAGAGAGGAATCACCGGAGTCGCACACGCCATGGTGCAAGCTGTCATTAGCCGTGGGATTATATCCAGCCACTCCGATCACATATGGGCAGCTTGTTACTTGCTCCTCGGATTCGGAAAGGACCCTATAGTCGTTGAGCTCAAAATATCTGAACTTTTGTTGGTCGTAAAAGAAGTGATCTTGCCACTTGCAATAAGAACATTCATTACCTTCTCTCGGTGCAGTGCTGCACTTGAGCTACTTCGCCTATGTACAGATGCATTAGAAGCAGCAGATCAAGAATTTGTCACCCCGGTTGAAAGCTGGTTGGATAAGTCATTTTGCTGGAAACCCGTTCAGACAAATGCTCAGTTGAATCCTTGTATTTGGCAAGAACTCGCGTTGGCTAGGGCGACCGTGCTTGAAGTTAGATCCAAGTTAATGGTGAGAGGGGGACAGTTTGATGTAGGAGACGATTTGATAAGGAAAGCTGTTTTTATCAGGACTTCGATATGCGGTGAAAATCATCCGGATACCATATCTGCTCGTGAGACGCTTAGCAAACTCACCAGGCTTCTTGCAAACGTTCAAAGTCATACTTCACCATAA
- the LOC140831208 gene encoding BTB/POZ domain-containing protein At5g41330-like — translation MPPFAGSKPISNGFHLDSNSNIVTIDVGGQLFQTTKQTLSLAGSKSLFSKISNSDHVIPFVDRDPELFSILLSLLRTGNLPSKAKAYDIQDLIFESQFYGIETLLINSQSNPSQFDAFNLEKSAVLPLNGRDSPSSISTTPYGSLHVAHGSKITSFDWSLNRKSTILTQFTAIDSLLALSPAVAAAGATDFSGLQIIDLDKGYVKETLNWENVTRSGSTVQAIGASQEHLFSSFESSRRNSNCIMIYDLNNSLSPVTKIGHYEIFGADLDSAIPATKLQWVSTYNLLMASGSHSGPSGVLGNIKFWDIRSGNVAWELKEKVDCFSDVTVSDSQLGMFKVGVSTGEVFFADLRYMDADMPWVCLGDERKVANGKKEGFGCRVESHGNQVFCSKGGNLEIWSEVLMGPLAKREVGLPERLFRKNKMGRAKDMGGSRISNLCFGGNKMFVTRKDQQCVEVWNSVRGV, via the coding sequence ATGCCACCTTTTGCAGGTTCGAAGCCTATTTCAAATGGGTTTCATCTggattcaaattcaaatataGTTACGATAGACGTGGGAGGCCAGCTTTTTCAAACCACCAAACAGACCCTTTCGCTTGCTGGTTCCAAATCATTATTCTCCAAGATTTCCAATTCTGATCATGTCATCCCCTTTGTTGACAGAGATCCTGAACTTTTTTCCATATTGCTTTCCCTCCTTAGGACTGGAAATCTTCCCTCAAAAGCCAAAGCCTATGATATTCAAGACCTGATTTTTGAGTCCCAATTTTATGGTATTGAAACTCTTCTCATAAATTCCCAATCAAACCCTTCTCAATTTGATGCCTTTAATCTCGAAAAATCGGCAGTTTTGCCTTTGAATGGCCGAGACTCACCCTCCTCTATTTCCACCACACCTTATGGATCACTTCATGTCGCTCATGGAAGTAAAATCACATCTTTTGATTGGtcattgaataggaaatccacTATTTTGACCCAGTTTACAGCTATTGATTCTTTGCTAGCATTGTCCCCTGCGGTAGCGGCCGCTGGTGCCACCGACTTTTCAGGGCTACAGATCATCGATCTCGACAAGGGTTATGTTAAGGAGACCTTGAATTGGGAGAATGTCACTAGGTCTGGTTCCACAGTTCAGGCCATTGGGGCATCACAAGAACACTTGTTCTCTAGCTTCGAGTCGAGCAGGAGAAATTCAAATTGCATTATGATATATGATCTCAACAATAGTTTAAGCCCTGTGACTAAGATTGGCCACTATGAAATTTTCGGTGCTGATCTCGATTCTGCGATCCCAGCAACAAAATTGCAATGGGTCTCGACATATAATTTGTTGATGGCCTCCGGTTCTCACAGCGGACCATCTGGAGTATTGggaaatattaagttttgggaCATTAGGAGTGGCAATGTAGCTTGGGAACTTAAGGAAAAAGTCGATTGCTTTTCTGATGTCACGGTCTCGGATTCGCAATTAGGAATGTTTAAGGTCGGTGTGAGTACGGGGGAAGTGTTCTTCGCGGATTTGAGATACATGGATGCAGATATGCCTTGGGTTTGTCTTGGTGATGAAAGAAAGGTCGCAAATGGGAAGAAAGAAGGGTTCGGATGTAGAGTCGAAAGCCATGGAAATCAGGTGTTTTGTAGTAAAGGAGGAAATCTTGAGATATGGTCAGAAGTTTTGATGGGACCGTTGGCGAAACGGGAAGTTGGATTGCCGGAGAGATTGTTTAGGAAGAACAAGATGGGAAGAGCAAAGGATATGGGAGGCAGCCGGATATCGAATCTGTGTTTCGGAGGGAACAAGATGTTTGTTACTAGGAAGGATCAACAGTGTGTGGAAGTTTGGAATTCGGTTAGAGGAGTCTGA